Proteins from one Gibbsiella quercinecans genomic window:
- the nuoN gene encoding NADH-quinone oxidoreductase subunit NuoN, which yields MTITPQQLIALLPLLIVGLTVVVVMLSIAWRRDHFINATLAVVGLNLALLSLYFVGQAGPMDVTPLLRVDGYSMLYTGLVLMASLATCTFAYPWLVGYPDNREEFYLLVLIAAMGGILLASANHLASLFIGIELISLPLFGLVGYAYRQKRSLEAAIKYMLLSAAASSFLLFGMALLYAESGDLSLAMLGKSLSENMLHQPLILAGMGMMIVGLGFKLSLVPFQLWTPDVYQGAPAPVSTFLATASKIAIFAVVMRLFLYAPAADSDALRMVLAIIAFCSILFGNLMAISQTNIKRLLGYSSIAHLGYLLVALVAVQTHQLSLETVGVYLAGYLFSSLGAFGVVSLMSSPYRGPDADSLFAYRGLFWHKPVLSAVMTVMMLSLAGIPMTLGFIGKFFVIATGVSAHQWWLTGAVVVGSAIGLYYYLRVTVSLYLSAPETPVRDTPNNWALTAGGVVVLISAALVLFLGLYPQPLISLVQLAQPMF from the coding sequence ATGACAATAACTCCTCAACAACTGATCGCACTATTACCGCTGTTGATCGTCGGATTGACGGTGGTGGTTGTGATGCTAAGCATTGCGTGGCGACGCGACCACTTTATCAACGCCACGCTGGCAGTGGTTGGCCTCAACCTGGCGCTGCTTTCACTTTACTTTGTCGGCCAGGCAGGCCCGATGGATGTGACCCCGCTGCTGCGGGTTGACGGTTATTCCATGCTCTACACCGGCCTGGTGTTGATGGCCAGCCTGGCAACCTGTACCTTCGCCTACCCGTGGCTGGTGGGGTATCCGGACAACCGTGAAGAGTTCTACCTGCTGGTGCTGATTGCCGCGATGGGCGGTATCCTGCTGGCGAGCGCCAATCACCTGGCTTCGCTGTTCATTGGTATTGAGCTGATTTCGCTGCCGCTGTTCGGGCTGGTGGGCTATGCCTACCGCCAGAAACGTTCGCTGGAAGCAGCCATCAAATACATGCTGCTGTCTGCGGCGGCGTCCAGCTTCCTGTTGTTCGGTATGGCGCTGCTGTATGCGGAATCCGGCGATTTGTCGCTGGCGATGCTCGGTAAAAGCCTGAGCGAGAACATGCTGCACCAGCCGTTGATTCTGGCGGGTATGGGCATGATGATCGTCGGCCTGGGCTTTAAGCTGTCATTGGTGCCGTTCCAACTGTGGACGCCCGATGTGTATCAGGGGGCGCCGGCACCGGTTTCCACCTTCCTGGCGACCGCCAGCAAGATCGCCATTTTTGCGGTGGTGATGCGCCTGTTCCTGTACGCCCCGGCGGCGGATAGCGATGCGTTGCGGATGGTACTGGCGATCATTGCCTTCTGCTCGATCCTGTTCGGCAACCTGATGGCGATCAGCCAGACCAACATCAAGCGTTTGCTGGGTTACTCCTCCATTGCGCATCTGGGCTATCTGCTGGTGGCGCTGGTGGCGGTACAAACCCACCAGCTGTCGCTGGAAACCGTCGGCGTATACCTGGCCGGTTACCTGTTCAGCAGCCTGGGGGCCTTTGGCGTGGTCAGCCTGATGTCCAGCCCGTACCGTGGCCCGGACGCCGACTCTCTGTTCGCTTATCGCGGGCTGTTCTGGCACAAGCCGGTACTGTCGGCGGTCATGACGGTGATGATGCTGTCGTTGGCAGGGATCCCGATGACGCTGGGCTTTATCGGTAAGTTCTTTGTTATCGCCACCGGCGTAAGCGCACACCAGTGGTGGTTGACCGGTGCCGTGGTGGTGGGCAGTGCGATCGGCCTGTATTATTATCTGCGTGTCACGGTGAGCCTGTACCTTAGCGCACCGGAAACACCGGTGCGTGATACGCCAAACAACTGGGCGTTGACGGCCGGTGGCGTCGTGGTGCTGATCTCTGCGGCGCTGGTGCTGTTTTTGGGGCTCTACCCGCAGCCGCTGATTAGCCTGGTTCAGTTGGCACAGCCGATGTTCTGA
- the nuoK gene encoding NADH-quinone oxidoreductase subunit NuoK gives MIPLQHGLILAAILFVLGLTGLLVRRNLLFMLISLEVMINAAALAFIVAGSYWGQADGQVMYILAISLAAAEASIGLALLLQLYRRRHTLNIDTVSEMRG, from the coding sequence ATGATCCCTCTCCAACATGGTTTGATCCTGGCGGCGATTCTGTTTGTGCTTGGGCTGACCGGGCTGCTGGTGCGCCGCAACCTGCTGTTTATGCTGATCAGCCTTGAAGTGATGATTAACGCCGCGGCGTTGGCGTTTATCGTGGCGGGAAGCTACTGGGGCCAGGCGGACGGGCAGGTGATGTATATCCTGGCGATCAGCCTGGCGGCGGCCGAAGCCAGCATTGGCCTGGCGCTGCTGCTCCAGCTTTACCGTCGCCGTCACACCCTGAATATTGATACAGTCAGTGAGATGCGCGGATGA
- a CDS encoding DMT family transporter gives MVALWMVVASAFFALMGASIKLASAKVGFFEIIFYRSFINVLIVAALIKIKNIGFRTRKLGLHMQRAAIGNVAMYCGFYALIHLPIATATTLGYTNPIFQSVITFITAKGQLTGKLLFSVLLGFLGIIVLLRPDMPHGEYAATLIGLSAGLLTALAYFNVGKLVRSGEPELRVVFYFSLVGTLVGVVMATTVGFSALDAGTFLCVCAIGLFGSLAQISMTRAYGSGNPVIVSILSYSTIIFSTLLGYLIFDESLSYIAAAGMALIILSGALAILRRAPARKAKTITIKQ, from the coding sequence ATGGTTGCGTTATGGATGGTGGTCGCCAGCGCGTTTTTCGCGCTAATGGGCGCCAGCATTAAATTGGCCTCGGCTAAAGTCGGTTTCTTCGAAATCATTTTCTACCGTTCGTTTATCAATGTCTTGATCGTTGCGGCGCTGATCAAGATAAAGAATATCGGCTTTCGTACCCGCAAGCTGGGGCTGCACATGCAACGCGCGGCGATCGGTAATGTGGCGATGTACTGCGGGTTTTATGCGTTGATTCACCTACCGATCGCCACTGCCACGACGTTGGGCTATACCAATCCCATTTTCCAGTCGGTCATCACCTTTATCACCGCGAAGGGGCAGTTGACGGGCAAACTGCTCTTTTCGGTATTGCTTGGCTTTCTCGGCATCATCGTGCTGCTGCGGCCGGATATGCCACACGGTGAATATGCCGCCACCCTTATCGGCCTGTCAGCCGGCCTGCTGACTGCGCTGGCCTATTTCAACGTCGGGAAACTGGTGCGCAGCGGTGAGCCAGAACTGCGCGTGGTATTTTATTTTTCGCTGGTTGGCACGTTGGTTGGGGTGGTGATGGCGACCACGGTTGGCTTTTCCGCCCTTGATGCCGGCACCTTCCTCTGTGTGTGCGCCATTGGTTTGTTTGGCAGCCTGGCGCAAATCAGCATGACGCGGGCCTACGGCAGCGGCAACCCAGTGATTGTCAGCATCCTGTCATACAGCACGATTATTTTCTCTACGCTATTGGGGTATCTGATCTTTGACGAAAGTCTGTCTTATATCGCGGCGGCGGGTATGGCGCTGATTATATTGTCGGGGGCATTGGCTATTTTAAGGCGGGCTCCGGCCAGGAAGGCCAAAACCATCACCATAAAGCAGTGA
- the nuoM gene encoding NADH-quinone oxidoreductase subunit M, protein MLLPWLILLPFIGGLLCWQCERFGTKMPRWIALIAMGLTLVLSLLLWLQGGYTLTTPQGIPQWQETFVLPWIPRFGISIHLALDGLSLLMVVLTGLLGVLAILCSWNEIQKYQGFFHLNLLWILGGVIGVFLAIDMFLFFFFWEMMLVPMYFLIALWGHKASDGKTRISAATKFFIYTQASGLVMLIAILGLVFVHYNNTGVWTFNYEDLLSTPMSHHVEYLLMLGFFIAFAVKMPVVPLHGWLPDAHSQAPTAGSVDLAGILLKTAAYGLLRFSLPLFPNASHEFAPIAMWLGVVGIFYGAWMAFAQTDIKRLIAYTSVSHMGFVLIAIYTGSQLAYQGAVIQMIAHGLSAAGMFIICGQLYERLHTRDMRQMGGLWGRIKYLPALSLFFAVATLGMPGTGNFVGEFMILFGSFQVVPVITVISTFGLVFASVYSLIMMQRAYYGAPKSEQPLPGMTARELFIILLLAVLLVLLGFFPQPILDTSATAMSNVQHWFGSSVSAISTTRP, encoded by the coding sequence ATGCTATTACCTTGGCTAATTCTTCTCCCCTTTATTGGCGGCCTGCTGTGCTGGCAGTGCGAGCGCTTTGGCACGAAGATGCCACGCTGGATCGCCTTGATTGCCATGGGGCTGACACTGGTGCTCTCGCTGCTGCTGTGGCTGCAGGGCGGCTATACGTTGACCACGCCGCAGGGTATTCCGCAGTGGCAGGAAACATTTGTTCTGCCGTGGATCCCGCGCTTTGGTATTTCCATTCATCTGGCGCTGGACGGCCTGTCGCTGCTGATGGTGGTCTTGACCGGGCTGCTGGGCGTGCTGGCGATCCTGTGCTCCTGGAATGAGATCCAGAAATACCAGGGGTTCTTCCACCTCAACTTGCTGTGGATCCTGGGTGGTGTCATCGGCGTGTTTCTTGCCATCGACATGTTCCTGTTCTTCTTCTTCTGGGAAATGATGCTGGTGCCGATGTACTTCCTGATTGCCCTGTGGGGCCATAAGGCATCGGACGGTAAAACACGTATTAGCGCCGCGACCAAATTCTTCATCTATACCCAGGCCAGCGGCTTGGTGATGCTGATTGCCATTTTGGGCCTGGTGTTTGTGCACTATAACAACACCGGCGTGTGGACCTTCAACTATGAGGATCTGCTAAGCACGCCGATGTCGCACCATGTGGAATACCTGCTGATGCTGGGCTTCTTCATCGCCTTTGCGGTGAAAATGCCGGTTGTGCCGTTGCACGGTTGGCTGCCGGACGCCCACAGCCAGGCGCCAACCGCCGGCTCGGTCGACCTGGCGGGGATCCTGCTGAAAACTGCGGCCTACGGCCTGTTGCGCTTTAGCCTGCCGCTGTTCCCGAACGCATCCCATGAGTTTGCGCCGATCGCCATGTGGCTGGGCGTGGTGGGGATTTTCTACGGCGCCTGGATGGCCTTTGCCCAAACCGACATCAAACGCCTGATTGCCTACACCTCGGTTTCCCACATGGGGTTTGTGCTGATCGCCATCTACACCGGCAGCCAACTGGCCTATCAGGGTGCGGTGATCCAGATGATTGCCCACGGCCTGTCGGCGGCCGGGATGTTCATTATCTGCGGCCAGCTTTACGAGCGCCTGCACACCCGCGACATGCGCCAAATGGGCGGGCTGTGGGGCCGTATCAAGTATCTGCCGGCGCTATCGCTGTTCTTCGCCGTGGCAACGTTGGGGATGCCGGGCACCGGTAACTTCGTCGGTGAATTCATGATCCTGTTCGGCAGCTTCCAGGTTGTGCCGGTCATTACCGTGATATCTACCTTCGGCCTGGTGTTCGCTTCAGTTTATTCGCTGATCATGATGCAGCGTGCCTACTATGGCGCGCCGAAATCCGAACAGCCGTTGCCGGGCATGACCGCGCGGGAATTGTTCATCATTCTGCTGCTGGCGGTATTGTTGGTGCTGCTCGGGTTCTTCCCGCAGCCGATTCTGGATACCTCGGCCACGGCGATGAGCAACGTGCAACATTGGTTTGGTTCGTCAGTTTCTGCAATTTCAACAACAAGGCCGTAA
- the nuoI gene encoding NADH-quinone oxidoreductase subunit NuoI: MTLKELVVGFATQVRSIWMIGLHAFAKRETRMYPEEPVYLPPRYRGRIVLTRDPDGEERCVACNLCAVACPVGCISLQKAEMKDGRWYPEFFRINFSRCIFCGLCEEACPTTAIQLTPDFEMGEFKRQDLVYEKTDLLISGPGKYPEYNFYRMAGMAIDGKAKGEAENEAKPIDVKGLLP, encoded by the coding sequence ATGACATTGAAAGAGTTAGTGGTTGGTTTCGCCACCCAGGTGCGCAGCATTTGGATGATTGGCCTGCATGCCTTTGCCAAACGTGAAACCCGCATGTATCCGGAAGAACCGGTTTATCTGCCGCCGCGTTACCGCGGCCGTATCGTGCTCACGCGCGATCCGGACGGCGAGGAGCGATGCGTTGCCTGTAACCTGTGTGCGGTAGCGTGCCCGGTAGGCTGCATCTCGCTGCAAAAGGCCGAGATGAAAGACGGCCGCTGGTATCCGGAATTTTTCCGCATCAACTTCTCACGCTGCATTTTCTGCGGGCTGTGCGAGGAAGCCTGCCCGACGACGGCCATCCAGCTCACGCCGGATTTTGAGATGGGGGAATTCAAACGCCAGGATCTGGTGTATGAAAAGACGGATTTGTTGATCTCGGGTCCGGGTAAATATCCGGAATATAACTTCTACCGGATGGCCGGTATGGCGATTGACGGCAAAGCCAAAGGCGAAGCCGAAAACGAAGCCAAGCCGATTGACGTCAAAGGTCTATTGCCCTAA
- the nuoJ gene encoding NADH-quinone oxidoreductase subunit J: MEIAFYLAGLIAVLATLRVITHTNPVHALLYLIVSLLAIAAVFFSLGAYFAGALEIIVYAGAIMVLFVFVVMMLNLGSAVQQQEREWLRPVVWIGPGVLSLLLLAVLIVAIRSVSDQGISGDMVDAKAVGISLFGPYVLAVELASMLLLAGLVVAFHIGREHKPGEVLSNATAGGEMARRKSEEQA, translated from the coding sequence ATGGAAATTGCCTTTTATCTGGCAGGTCTGATTGCGGTTCTCGCGACGCTTCGCGTGATTACGCACACCAACCCTGTGCATGCGCTGCTGTACCTGATCGTTTCATTACTGGCGATTGCGGCAGTCTTTTTCTCGCTGGGCGCCTATTTTGCCGGCGCGCTGGAAATCATCGTCTACGCGGGCGCCATTATGGTGCTGTTCGTGTTCGTGGTGATGATGCTGAACCTGGGCAGTGCGGTGCAGCAGCAGGAACGCGAATGGCTGCGGCCGGTGGTCTGGATCGGCCCCGGCGTGCTGTCGCTGTTGCTGTTGGCGGTATTGATTGTGGCCATTCGCAGCGTGTCCGATCAGGGCATCAGCGGCGATATGGTGGATGCCAAAGCGGTGGGGATCAGCCTGTTCGGCCCTTACGTGCTGGCGGTTGAACTGGCCTCAATGCTGCTGTTGGCGGGGTTGGTTGTTGCCTTCCACATTGGCCGTGAACACAAACCGGGCGAGGTATTGAGCAATGCCACCGCCGGTGGCGAAATGGCGAGAAGAAAATCGGAGGAACAAGCATGA
- the nuoL gene encoding NADH-quinone oxidoreductase subunit L: MNLLYLTILLPLIGFLLLAFSRGRWSENTSATIGVGSVGLAALVTVFVAIGFLGQQATGAQVFEQSLWNWMAVGNFNIGFNLALDGLSLTMLGVVTGVGFFIHMFASWYMRGEEGYSRFFAYTNLFIASMVVLVLADNLLLMYLGWEGVGLCSYLLIGFYYKDPHNGAAAMKAFIVTRVGDVFLAFALFILYHELGTLNFRELIVLAPQKLAVGDPAITWAALMLLGGAVGKSAQLPLQTWLADAMAGPTPVSALIHAATMVTAGVYLIARTHGLFLMAPEVLHLVGIVGAVTLLLAGFAALVQTDIKRVLAYSTMSQIGYMFLALGVQAWDAAIFHLMTHAFFKALLFLSSGSVILACHHEQNIFKMGGLRKSIPLVYVCFLVGGAALSALPLITAGFFSKDEILAGAMANGHINLMLAGLIGAFMTSLYTFRMIFIVFHGEEKIKAHAGRGITHHLPLLVLLVLSTFVGALIVPPLQGVLPERAELAHGSMLTLEITSGIVAIIGIVLAAVLWLGKRSLVNSVAASAPGRFFSVWWFHAWGFDWLYDKLFVRPYLGIARLLQRDPLDRLMNLPAVFARFGNRGLTVSENGQVRWYIASMGVGAVVVLALLIWV, translated from the coding sequence ATGAACCTATTATATTTAACTATTCTGCTACCGCTGATCGGGTTTCTGCTGTTGGCATTCTCCCGCGGCCGCTGGTCCGAAAACACATCGGCGACCATCGGCGTGGGTTCCGTCGGCTTGGCGGCACTGGTAACGGTGTTTGTGGCCATCGGTTTTCTTGGTCAACAAGCCACCGGCGCGCAGGTGTTCGAGCAAAGCCTGTGGAACTGGATGGCCGTCGGCAACTTCAATATCGGCTTTAACCTGGCGCTGGATGGCCTGTCGCTGACGATGCTGGGGGTTGTGACCGGCGTCGGCTTCTTCATCCACATGTTCGCTTCCTGGTACATGCGCGGCGAAGAAGGCTATTCGCGTTTCTTTGCCTACACCAACCTGTTTATCGCCAGCATGGTGGTATTGGTACTGGCGGATAACCTGTTGCTGATGTACCTGGGCTGGGAAGGCGTGGGCCTGTGCAGCTATCTGTTGATCGGCTTCTATTACAAAGATCCGCACAACGGCGCGGCGGCCATGAAGGCGTTTATCGTCACCCGCGTCGGTGATGTGTTCCTGGCCTTCGCACTGTTCATTCTCTACCACGAGCTGGGCACGCTGAACTTCCGTGAGCTGATAGTGCTGGCGCCGCAAAAACTGGCAGTGGGCGATCCGGCCATCACCTGGGCGGCGCTGATGCTGCTGGGCGGGGCGGTGGGTAAATCTGCCCAGTTGCCGCTGCAAACCTGGCTGGCGGACGCGATGGCCGGCCCAACGCCGGTGTCCGCGTTGATCCACGCCGCCACCATGGTGACCGCGGGCGTTTACCTGATCGCCCGTACGCATGGCCTGTTCCTGATGGCGCCGGAAGTGCTGCACCTGGTGGGGATCGTTGGGGCGGTGACCTTGCTGCTGGCCGGCTTTGCCGCGCTGGTGCAAACCGACATCAAACGCGTGCTTGCCTATTCCACCATGAGCCAGATCGGCTATATGTTCCTGGCGCTGGGCGTGCAGGCGTGGGACGCGGCGATTTTCCACCTGATGACGCACGCGTTCTTCAAAGCGCTGCTGTTCCTGTCTTCCGGTTCGGTGATTCTGGCCTGCCACCACGAGCAGAACATTTTCAAAATGGGCGGCCTGCGCAAGAGCATTCCGCTGGTCTACGTGTGCTTCCTGGTGGGGGGCGCGGCGCTGTCGGCGCTGCCGCTGATTACCGCCGGCTTCTTCAGTAAGGATGAAATTCTGGCGGGGGCGATGGCCAACGGCCATATCAACCTGATGCTGGCGGGGCTGATCGGCGCGTTTATGACGTCGCTGTACACCTTCCGGATGATTTTCATCGTGTTCCATGGCGAAGAAAAAATCAAAGCGCACGCGGGGCGGGGGATTACCCACCACCTGCCGCTGCTGGTTCTGCTGGTGTTGTCCACCTTTGTCGGGGCGCTGATTGTGCCGCCATTGCAAGGGGTGCTGCCGGAAAGGGCCGAGCTGGCGCACGGTTCCATGCTGACGTTGGAAATCACCTCCGGCATCGTCGCCATTATCGGCATCGTGCTGGCGGCCGTCTTGTGGCTCGGCAAACGTAGCCTGGTCAATAGCGTGGCGGCTAGCGCGCCGGGCCGTTTCTTCTCCGTCTGGTGGTTCCATGCCTGGGGCTTTGACTGGTTGTACGACAAACTGTTCGTCAGGCCGTATCTGGGAATCGCCCGTTTGCTGCAGCGCGATCCGCTGGACCGCCTGATGAATCTGCCAGCCGTGTTCGCCCGCTTCGGGAATCGTGGCCTGACGGTATCGGAGAATGGTCAGGTGCGGTGGTATATCGCATCGATGGGTGTGGGTGCAGTGGTCGTCTTGGCGCTGTTGATTTGGGTTTAA